The Manihot esculenta cultivar AM560-2 chromosome 1, M.esculenta_v8, whole genome shotgun sequence genome has a window encoding:
- the LOC110626424 gene encoding beta-glucosidase 40 encodes MKTMMMRRRGIGLVILVVVAFEIQICLAEINRGSFPKGFVFGTASSAFQYEGAVKEDGRGPSVWDTFSHSFGKIIDFSNADVAVDQYHRFAEDIQLMKDMGMDAYRFSISWSRIYPNGNGAINQAGVDHYNKLINALIAAGIEPYVTIYHWDLPQALEDRYNGWLDPQIIKDYATFAETCFEKFGDRVKQWITFNEPHTFTIQGYDVGLQAPGRCSILLRLLCRAGNSATEPYIVAHNVLLSHGTVADIYKKKYKAKQGGSLGISFDVMWFEPSSNSTEDIEATQRAQDFQLGWFIEPLLFGDYPSSMKTRVGNRLPLFSKSEAALIKGSLDFVGINHYTTYYAKQNSSNIISNLLNDSLADSGATTLPFRGLKPIGDRANSIWLYIVPHGIRSLMNYIKNKYGNIPIFITENGMDDSNTFISIKDALKDEKRIKYHNDYLTNLLASIKEDGCNVKGYFVWSLLDNWEWAAGYTSRFGLFFVDYNDKLKRYPKDSVKWFKNFLTST; translated from the exons ATGAAGACGATGATGATGAGAAGAAGAGGCATTGGTCTGGTTATTCTAGTGGTGGTGGCTTTTGAGATCCAGATATGCTTGGCGGAGATTAACAGAGGAAGCTTTCCAAAGGGATTTGTGTTTGGCACAGCCTCTTCTGCTTTCCAG TATGAAGGAGCGGTGAAAGAAGATGGAAGAGGTCCAAGTGTTTGGGACACGTTCTCACACTCGTTCG GGAAGATAATTGATTTCAGTAACGCTGATGTGGCCGTTGATCAATACCACCGTTTTGCT GAAGACATTCAACTTATGAAGGATATGGGAATGGATGCCTACAGATTTTCAATTTCTTGGTCTCGAATATATCCTA ATGGAAATGGGGCAATAAATCAGGCAGGAGTTGACCATTACAACAAGCTTATCAATGCTTTGATTGCAGCAG GCATTGAGCCATATGTGACCATTTACCATTGGGACCTTCCTCAAGCCTTGGAGGACAGATACAATGGATGGCTCGACCCacaaatcat AAAGGACTACGCAACATTTGCAGAGACTTGCTTTGAGAAATTTGGTGATAGGGTGAAGCAATGGATTACATTCAATGAGCCTCATACATTTACCATACAAGGGTATGATGTAGGTCTCCAGGCTCCAGGACGGTGCTCCATCCTTCTGCGTCTTCTCTGCAGAGCCGGAAACTCTGCCACTGAACCTTACATAGTTGCGCACAATGTCCTCCTTTCTCATGGAACTGTGGCAGATATCTACAAGAAAAAATACAAG GCAAAACAAGGTGGATCACTTGGCATATCATTTGATGTTATGTGGTTTGAACCATCAAGCAACAGCACAGAAGACATTGAAGCAACTCAAAGAGCCCAAGATTTTCAGCTTGGATG GTTTATTGAACCTCTGCTGTTCGGAGATTATCCAAGTTCAATGAAAACTAGAGTTGGAAATCGACTGCCATTATTTTCAAAATCTGAGGCTGCTCTTATTAAAGGGTCTTTGGATTTTGTAGGAATTAATCACTACACTACATATTATGCAAAACAAAATTCAAGTAACATAATTAGTAATCTCCTTAATGACTCCCTAGCAGACTCTGGTGCCACCACACTTC CATTCAGAGGCTTGAAACCTATTGGAGACAGG GCAAATTCTATATGGTTATACATAGTTCCTCATGGGATTAGAAGCTTAATGAATTACATCAAGAACAAGTATGGGAACATCCCAATCTTTATAACAGAAAATG GGATGGACGACTCAAACACCTTTATCTCCATTAAAGATGCTCTGAAGGATGAGAAGAGGATCAAATACCACAATGACTATCTAACAAACTTGTTAGCCTCTATCAA agaagatgggtgcaATGTAAAAGGTTATTTTGTATGGTCATTATTGGATAATTGGGAGTGGGCAGCTGGGTACACTTCAAGATTTGGTCTCTTCTTTGTGGATTATAACGATAAGCTTAAGAGATACCCTAAAGATTCTGTTAAATggttcaaaaatttcttgacatCTACTTGA
- the LOC110626436 gene encoding NAC domain-containing protein 96: MTGFCNLLILALINMVSAVCNNSLDVRITEEEEVEEVTEDNQVGSEVWNFKLDELKLACGYRFSPHDSELIVHYLLRKILGQQLPVNIIPEIDLYQYDADQLPISEFKHGKPGEAYFFTRVERRYSRGSSWKRTTKTGFWKATGSDVQVEYKNKVIGLKKTMVFYWGKAPVGEKSPWIMHEYRVHPNFFSQDDEYDRFKSMLESYVVCRIRSKGEDSDSESKSFRRKAGKKNRKFK, translated from the exons ATGACAGGTTTCTGCAATTTGCTCATCTTGGCCTTGATAAACATGGTCTCTGCAGTGTGTAATAATTCTCTTGATGTAAGAATTACAGAGgaagaagaagtagaagaagtAACAGAAGACAACCAAGTTGGGTCTGAAGTTTGGAACTTTAAGCTAGATGAACTGAAGTTAGCATGTGGGTATAGATTTTCACCACATGATTCTGAGCTAATTGTTCATTATCTTCTAAGGAAGATCTTGGGTCAGCAACTTCCTGTAAATATAATTCCAGAGATTGATCTCTACCAATATGATGCTGATCAACTTCCCATTA GCGAATTCAAACATGGCAAGCCAGGTGAAGCATATTTTTTTACTCGTGTAGAGAGAAGATATTCAAGAGGATCATCCTGGAAAAGGACTACAAAGACAGGTTTCTGGAAGGCTACAGGTTCGGATGTACAGGTAGAATACAAAAATAAAGTTATTGGTTTGAAGAAAACAATGGTTTTCTACTGGGGAAAAGCACCAGTTGGGGAGAAAAGCCCCTGGATTATGCATGAATACAGAGTCCATCCCAATTTTTTTTCTCAGGATGATGAGTATGACAGGTTCAAGTCCATG TTGGAGAGCTACGTGGTCTGCAGAATTCGTAGCAAAGGCGAAGATTCTGACTCTGAGAGCAAAAGTTTTAGGAGGAAGGCAGGAAAAAAGAATAGAAAATTTAAGTAA
- the LOC110625045 gene encoding uncharacterized protein LOC110625045, producing MGFKRPFDSEEFQELPFKQARQVDYSNKLTQFANLYKTASQGLDVTYNEGSFVKPQQHDTFENKSVDEEPSFAKDVEFSAPLSLVTSSSSDEDIGSGVAAYSSHSPEHPEFGFPQKLFPFGNAYSSYLDHSPRKQVPLGPNHQASIPMWGRHEKANPSEHDSVDPNRFSSLSGSDLICDDNEEKLMGTCIIPMPDTVSSADCNDEAGHGRTDCSCLDKGSIRCVRQHIVDAQEKLRKSLGPEKLMNLGFYDIGEEVTHNWSEEEQRVFHAVVYSNPASLGQNFWKHLSQVFPSRSTKEIVSYYFNVFMLRRRAAQNRSNFLDIDSDDDELHGINRGPFKVRVSDEDDDSDIESLDQYGHVDHGEDTLLEDDDTDDDDDDDDGDGDVEGNMGDVSGDATGEDSGVDYVSEAHDLNAFDGSRFDAVIEHVDNNAGSGEEDFTFQDDSCMSFELQADKFDSCDPVDAGAALQLSGVKGDDRECMPGNRDEYSDVVDQLYLLDSCDAKAWDARYTVPMKGVDLLPTCNIIEEIFGQGASNE from the exons ATGGGATTTAAACGACCTTTTGATAGTGAGGAGTTTCAGGAGCTTCCTTTTAAGCAGGCTCGACAGGTGGACTACAGCAATAAGCTGACCCAATTTGCAAACTTGTATAAAACCGCATCTCAGGGGCTCGATGTTACAT ACAATGAGGGAAGCTTTGTAAAACCTCAACAGCATGAtacatttgaaaataaaagtgtAGATGAAGAGCCTAGTTTTGCTAAAGATGTTGAGTTCAGTGCTCCTTTGTCATTGGTCACAAGCAGTTCTAGTGATGAAGATATTGGGTCCGGTGTGGCAGCTTATTCTTCTCATTCCCCAGAACATCCTGAATTTGGTTTTCCCCAGAAACTTTTTCCTTTTGGGAATGCCTACTCCTCATACTTGGATCATTCTCCTAGAAAGCAAGTTCCTCTTGGACCAAATCATCAAGCCAGCATTCCAATGTGGGGCAGGCACGAAAAGGCGAACCCATCCGAACATGACTCTGTTGATCCAAATAGGTTCTCTTCTCTTTCTGGATCAGACCTGATTTGTGATGACAATGAAGAGAAGCTGATGGGCACATGCATTATTCcgatgccagatacagtgtctTCTGCAGACTGCAATGATGAGGCTGGACATGGCAGAACTGATTGCAGTTGCCTGGATAAAGGCTCTATAAGATGTGTGCGACAACACATAGTGGATGCTCAAGAAAAACTCAGAAAATCCCTTGGGCCTGAAAAGTTGATGAATTTGGGGTTTTATGACATTGGAGAGGAGGTGACACATAACTGGAGTGAGGAAGAGCAACGGGTGTTTCATGCAGTTGTGTATTCAAATCCTGCATCCTTGGGCCAGAACTTTTGGAAGCATTTATCACAAGTTTTTCCTTCTCGATCCACAAAGGAAATTGTCAGCTATTATTTCAATGTCTTTATGCTTCGGAGGCGGGCTGCTCAAAACAGATCCAACTTCCTCGATATTGACAGTGATGATGATGAATTGCATGGAATCAATAGGGGACCCTTCAAAGTTCGAGTTTCAGATGAAGATGATGACTCTGACATTGAGTCTCTTGATCAGTATGGTCATGTAGATCATGGAGAGGATACTCTTCTTGAAGATGATGATACtgatgatgacgatgatgatgatgacggTGATGGTGACGTTGAAGGGAATATGGGAGATGTTAGTGGAGATGCCACTGGAGAAGATTCTGGGGTAGATTATGTTTCAGAAGCTCATGATCTGAATGCATTTGATGGCAGCAGGTTTGATGCAGTCATTGAGCATGTGGATAATAATGCAGGAAGTGGTGAGGAGGATTTCACTTTTCAAGATGACTCATGCATGTCATTTGAGTTGCAAGCTGATAAGTTTGACTCTTGTGATCCAGTCGACGCTGGTGCTGCTTTGCAACTGAGTGGGGTTAAGGGTGACGACAGGGAATGTATGCCTGGGAACAGGGATGAGTACAGTGATGTTGTGGATCAGCTGTACTTATTGGATAGTTGTGATGCTAAAGCTTGGGATGCCCGGTACACAGTTCCAATGAAAGGTGTTGATCTTCTGCCCACATGTAACATCATAGAAGAAATTTTTGGACAAGGAGCATCCAATGAGTAG